In Nocardia asteroides, the following proteins share a genomic window:
- a CDS encoding TetR/AcrR family transcriptional regulator → MAGSRREKSAETEQALKDAARQVFAEYGYLNAKITDITAAAGRAAGSFYNHFASKEELLQALLADIAVASDERAADPEHSGDFTDPAAIRYHVRGYWTFAREHAAVLRAIGQAAQVNPEFARIVAEFGSAQRADIADHVAEFPERGLRLPGTVDASLAMMFAAADGMLRMVEDGSVTIADDEAIESITRFVYRGITGRDY, encoded by the coding sequence ATGGCGGGCAGCAGACGCGAGAAATCCGCGGAGACCGAGCAGGCGCTCAAGGACGCCGCGCGGCAGGTCTTCGCCGAATACGGCTATCTGAACGCGAAGATCACCGACATCACCGCGGCCGCGGGCCGGGCGGCGGGCTCGTTCTACAACCACTTCGCCAGCAAGGAGGAACTGCTGCAGGCGCTGCTGGCCGATATCGCCGTGGCGAGCGACGAGCGCGCGGCCGACCCCGAACACAGCGGCGATTTCACCGACCCGGCGGCCATCCGCTATCACGTACGCGGCTACTGGACCTTCGCGCGCGAGCACGCCGCGGTCCTACGCGCGATCGGGCAGGCGGCCCAGGTCAACCCCGAATTCGCCCGCATCGTCGCGGAATTCGGATCGGCGCAGCGCGCGGACATCGCCGACCACGTGGCGGAATTCCCGGAGCGCGGATTACGGCTGCCGGGCACCGTCGACGCCAGCCTGGCGATGATGTTCGCGGCCGCCGACGGAATGCTGCGCATGGTCGAGGACGGGTCGGTGACCATCGCCGACGACGAGGCGATCGAGTCGATCACCCGCTTCGTCTACCGCGGAATCACCGGCCGCGACTACTGA
- the tkt gene encoding transketolase, protein MSVTDDIRALTQRNYPSDWTDLDTKAVDTARVLAADAVQKAGNGHPGTAMSLAPVAYTLFQRTMRHDPAEPRWVGRDRFVLSCGHSSLTLYVQLYLAGFGLELTDLEDLRQWGSLTPGHPEFRHTDGVEITTGPLGQGLASAVGMAMAARRERGLFDPDAAPGTSPFDHFVFTIASDGDLQEGVTAEASSIAGTQQLGNLVVIYDDNEISIEDDTDIAFTEDVAQRYEAYGWHVQIVEGGEDVVAIENAIAAAKAETDKPSIIILRTIIGFPAPNKMNTGGVHGAALGADEVAAVKQALGFDPEKSFDVDPAVIEHTRGALGRGAEAKAKWQQGFDAWAEANPSNKALFDRLQARSLPQGWTESLPTFETDPKGMATRKASGKFLAAVADELPELWGGSADLAESNNTTMPNQPSFGPETISTGMWKAQPYGRTLHFGIREHAMGSILNGIALHGPTRPYGGTFLVFSDYMRPAVRLAALMRVPAIYVWTHDSIGLGEDGPTHQPIEHLAALRAIPGLNVVRPGDANETVHAWRTILERDSDEHTSHFHTYDAPHQDGPSALALTRQDIPTLAGTSYEGVKKGGYVLAEASTGTPQVILIGTGSELQLAVAARTTLEEQGIPTRVVSMPCVEWFDAQEQGYRDEVLPPSVRARVAVEAGIAMPWHRFVGDAGEVVGIEHFGASANFKKLYSEFGITADAVVAAALRSTDKVKG, encoded by the coding sequence GTGTCAGTCACAGACGACATTCGCGCCCTCACTCAGCGGAACTACCCCAGCGACTGGACGGACCTCGACACCAAGGCCGTCGATACCGCCCGCGTCCTCGCCGCCGACGCGGTGCAGAAGGCGGGCAACGGGCACCCCGGCACCGCGATGAGCCTCGCGCCGGTCGCCTACACCCTATTCCAGCGCACGATGCGCCACGACCCGGCGGAGCCGCGCTGGGTCGGCCGCGACCGCTTCGTGCTCTCCTGTGGACACTCCAGCCTCACCCTCTACGTCCAGCTGTACCTGGCCGGTTTCGGCCTGGAGCTGACCGACCTCGAGGACCTGCGCCAGTGGGGTTCGCTCACCCCGGGCCACCCCGAGTTCCGGCACACCGACGGTGTCGAGATCACCACCGGCCCGCTGGGCCAGGGCCTGGCCTCCGCGGTCGGCATGGCGATGGCAGCCCGTCGTGAGCGCGGCCTGTTCGATCCGGACGCCGCCCCGGGCACCAGCCCGTTCGACCACTTCGTCTTCACCATCGCCTCCGACGGCGACCTGCAGGAGGGCGTCACCGCCGAGGCCTCCTCGATCGCGGGCACCCAGCAGCTGGGCAACCTCGTGGTGATCTACGACGACAACGAGATCTCCATCGAGGACGACACCGACATCGCCTTCACCGAGGACGTCGCCCAGCGCTACGAGGCCTACGGCTGGCACGTGCAGATCGTCGAGGGCGGCGAGGACGTGGTGGCGATCGAGAACGCCATCGCCGCGGCCAAGGCCGAGACCGACAAGCCCTCGATCATCATCCTGCGCACCATCATCGGCTTCCCGGCCCCGAACAAGATGAACACCGGCGGCGTGCACGGCGCGGCGCTGGGCGCCGACGAGGTCGCCGCGGTGAAGCAGGCGCTGGGCTTCGACCCGGAGAAGTCCTTCGACGTGGACCCGGCCGTCATCGAGCACACCCGGGGCGCGCTGGGCCGCGGCGCGGAGGCCAAGGCCAAGTGGCAGCAGGGCTTCGACGCGTGGGCCGAGGCCAACCCGTCGAACAAGGCGCTGTTCGACCGCCTGCAGGCCCGCTCGCTGCCGCAGGGCTGGACCGAGTCGCTGCCCACCTTCGAGACCGATCCGAAGGGCATGGCCACCCGCAAGGCCTCCGGCAAGTTCCTGGCCGCCGTCGCCGACGAACTGCCGGAGCTGTGGGGCGGTTCGGCCGACCTGGCCGAGTCCAACAACACCACCATGCCGAACCAGCCGAGCTTCGGCCCGGAGACGATCTCCACCGGCATGTGGAAGGCGCAGCCCTACGGCCGCACCCTGCACTTCGGTATCCGTGAGCACGCGATGGGCTCCATCCTCAACGGCATCGCGCTGCACGGCCCGACCCGCCCGTACGGCGGCACCTTCCTGGTGTTCTCCGACTACATGCGCCCGGCCGTGCGCTTGGCCGCGCTGATGCGGGTGCCCGCCATCTACGTCTGGACCCACGACTCCATCGGTCTGGGCGAGGACGGCCCGACCCACCAGCCGATCGAGCACCTGGCCGCGCTGCGCGCGATCCCGGGCCTGAACGTGGTGCGCCCCGGCGACGCCAACGAGACCGTGCACGCCTGGCGCACCATCCTCGAGCGCGACTCCGACGAGCACACCTCGCACTTCCACACCTACGACGCCCCGCACCAGGACGGCCCGTCCGCGCTGGCGCTGACCCGGCAGGACATCCCGACCCTGGCGGGCACCAGCTACGAGGGTGTCAAGAAGGGCGGCTACGTCCTCGCCGAGGCGTCCACCGGGACGCCGCAGGTGATCCTCATCGGCACCGGTTCCGAGCTGCAGCTCGCGGTGGCCGCGCGCACTACCCTGGAGGAGCAGGGCATCCCGACCCGCGTGGTCTCGATGCCGTGTGTGGAGTGGTTCGACGCGCAGGAGCAGGGTTACCGCGACGAGGTGCTGCCGCCGTCGGTGCGCGCCAGGGTCGCCGTGGAAGCCGGCATCGCGATGCCGTGGCACCGCTTCGTCGGTGACGCCGGCGAGGTCGTCGGGATCGAGCACTTCGGTGCCTCGGCCAACTTCAAGAAGCTGTACTCCGAGTTCGGTATCACCGCCGATGCCGTCGTCGCCGCCGCGCTGCGGTCGACCGACAAGGTGAAGGGGTAA
- a CDS encoding quinone oxidoreductase family protein, translated as MRAIQVSEHGGPEVLRYVEVPDPRIGPGQLLVDTRAVGVNYIDIYFRTGQYPQATPYIPGSEGTGVVAAVGAEVTEFAVGDRVAWAAAPGSYADRVAVDAEVAVKVPDGVDQTVAAAALLQGMTAHYLIESVFRPEPGDPVLIHAGAGGVGLLLTQMAAAKGARVITTVSTDDKETLSREAGAAEVLRYGDDLAARVRDLTDGEGVAAVYDGVGASTFEASLAALRVRGTLALFGAASGPVPPFDPQRLNPAGSLWLTRPSLGAYTRTRTEFLWRAADVFDAIAAGTLTLRIGATYPLADAAEAHRDLAARETTGSLVLLP; from the coding sequence ATGCGCGCGATTCAGGTTTCCGAGCACGGTGGTCCCGAGGTTCTGCGGTACGTCGAGGTGCCGGATCCGCGGATCGGGCCCGGTCAGCTGCTGGTCGACACCAGGGCCGTCGGCGTGAACTACATCGACATCTACTTCCGCACCGGACAGTATCCGCAGGCCACGCCCTACATTCCGGGTTCCGAGGGCACCGGCGTGGTGGCGGCGGTGGGCGCGGAGGTCACCGAGTTCGCCGTCGGCGACCGGGTGGCCTGGGCCGCGGCGCCGGGCAGCTACGCCGACCGTGTCGCCGTCGACGCGGAGGTGGCCGTCAAGGTGCCCGACGGCGTGGACCAGACCGTCGCGGCGGCCGCGCTGCTGCAGGGCATGACCGCGCACTATCTGATCGAATCGGTGTTCCGGCCCGAACCGGGCGACCCGGTACTGATCCACGCGGGCGCGGGCGGTGTGGGCCTGCTGCTCACCCAGATGGCCGCTGCCAAGGGCGCGCGGGTGATCACCACGGTGTCCACCGACGACAAGGAGACGCTGTCGCGCGAGGCGGGCGCCGCCGAGGTCCTGCGTTACGGCGACGACCTGGCCGCCCGGGTCCGCGACCTCACCGACGGCGAGGGGGTCGCCGCGGTGTACGACGGCGTCGGCGCGAGCACCTTCGAGGCGAGCCTGGCGGCGCTGCGCGTGCGCGGCACCCTGGCCCTGTTCGGCGCCGCCAGCGGCCCGGTGCCGCCCTTCGATCCGCAGCGGCTCAACCCGGCCGGTTCGCTGTGGCTGACCCGTCCCTCCCTGGGCGCCTACACCCGCACCCGCACCGAGTTCCTGTGGCGCGCGGCGGATGTCTTCGACGCGATCGCGGCGGGCACGCTGACCCTGCGGATCGGCGCCACCTACCCGCTCGCCGACGCCGCCGAGGCCCACCGGGATCTCGCCGCCCGCGAGACCACCGGATCCCTCGTCCTGCTGCCCTAG
- a CDS encoding heme o synthase, with translation MRIDPQPGSSGAHNSSTALADRLAGDGLVSRVLRKPLAYIALTKPRVIELLLVATIPTMLLADRGTIDIRLILVTLFGGWMGAASANTLNCVADADIDKVMKRTARRPLARDAVPTRHALIFGVTLGAISFAWLWWQANLLSGALVVATILFYVFVYTKGLKRRTSQNVVWGGAAGCMPALVGWSAVTGTIGWPAIVLFLVIFFWTPPHTWALAMRYKEDYRAAGVPMLPVVATERAVTKQIVIYTWLTVLATLALVPATGVIYAAVALVAGAWFLLMAHQLYAGVRRGESVKPLRLFLQSNNYLAVVFCGLAVDSVLGWDTVGSFLGL, from the coding sequence GTGCGGATCGATCCCCAGCCGGGTAGTAGCGGTGCGCACAATTCCTCCACCGCGCTCGCCGACCGGCTAGCCGGTGACGGCCTGGTCTCCAGGGTACTGCGCAAGCCGCTGGCCTACATCGCGCTCACCAAGCCGCGGGTCATCGAGCTGCTGCTCGTCGCCACCATCCCCACGATGTTGCTGGCCGACCGCGGCACGATCGACATCCGGCTGATCCTGGTGACCCTGTTCGGCGGCTGGATGGGCGCGGCCAGCGCCAACACCCTCAACTGTGTCGCCGACGCCGACATCGACAAGGTGATGAAGCGGACCGCGCGCCGCCCGCTGGCCCGCGACGCGGTGCCCACCCGGCACGCGCTGATCTTCGGCGTCACCCTCGGCGCGATCTCGTTCGCGTGGCTGTGGTGGCAGGCGAACCTGCTCAGCGGCGCGCTGGTGGTCGCGACGATCCTGTTCTACGTCTTCGTCTACACCAAGGGCCTCAAGCGCCGCACCTCGCAGAACGTGGTCTGGGGCGGCGCCGCGGGCTGCATGCCCGCCCTGGTCGGCTGGTCCGCGGTCACCGGGACCATCGGCTGGCCCGCGATCGTGCTGTTCCTGGTGATCTTCTTCTGGACGCCGCCGCACACCTGGGCGCTGGCCATGCGCTACAAGGAGGACTACCGCGCGGCCGGCGTGCCGATGCTGCCGGTGGTGGCCACCGAGCGGGCCGTCACCAAGCAGATCGTCATCTACACCTGGCTGACCGTGCTGGCCACGCTCGCCCTGGTCCCGGCGACCGGTGTCATCTACGCGGCCGTCGCCCTGGTGGCGGGTGCCTGGTTCCTGCTGATGGCGCACCAGCTCTACGCCGGTGTCCGGCGTGGTGAGTCGGTGAAGCCGCTGCGCCTGTTCCTGCAGTCGAACAACTACCTGGCCGTGGTGTTCTGCGGTCTGGCGGTCGACTCGGTGCTGGGCTGGGACACCGTGGGTAGTTTCCTCGGACTCTGA
- a CDS encoding FAD-dependent monooxygenase — protein MSEQVLVAGAGPTGLTLAVDLARRGIAVRVVDRADSPFQGSRGDGIQPRTLEVFDDLGVLDAVLAAGRDLPVMRAWFGGEFVGERRMAEPVDPTPDVPYPNGWVLGQSETEAILRDRLSALGGRVEFGTAVADFTQDTDGVTVSLVRDGVAETVRARYLVGADGGASTVRKRLGIAFTGRTDESIRMLLGDVRVDALDHAYGYWFAAAADQPMTGFALSPLPGGRRFQFAAPLSADQSPDLATLQELADRHAPRLGLTLSALSWVTVWRPNIRLADRFRDGRVLLAGDAAHVHPPTGGQGLNTGVQDAYNLGWKLAAALDGDPAPLDTYEPERRTVAARVLGLSTELLDKLVDGDEDAMRRGPETRQLDISYRSPGARGVLVAGDRAPDAPLTDATGEPVRLFDFFRGPHATLLRFAPATSGIAPTHHAGVDRSGLRTVDIHAAQAPCSR, from the coding sequence ATGTCCGAACAGGTACTCGTCGCAGGCGCCGGTCCGACCGGCCTCACCCTGGCCGTCGACCTCGCCCGCCGCGGCATCGCGGTGCGGGTGGTGGACCGGGCCGACTCGCCCTTCCAGGGGTCACGCGGCGACGGCATCCAGCCGCGCACGCTGGAGGTGTTCGACGATCTCGGCGTGCTCGACGCGGTGCTGGCCGCCGGCCGCGACCTGCCCGTCATGCGGGCCTGGTTCGGCGGCGAGTTCGTGGGCGAGCGGCGGATGGCGGAGCCGGTCGACCCGACGCCGGATGTGCCGTACCCGAACGGCTGGGTGCTCGGCCAGTCCGAGACCGAGGCGATCCTGCGGGACCGGCTCAGCGCACTGGGCGGCCGGGTCGAATTCGGTACGGCGGTGGCCGATTTCACGCAGGACACCGACGGCGTCACCGTGTCCCTGGTGCGCGACGGGGTCGCCGAGACGGTCCGCGCGCGCTATCTCGTCGGCGCCGACGGCGGCGCGAGCACGGTGCGCAAACGGCTCGGGATCGCGTTCACCGGCCGCACCGACGAGTCGATCCGGATGCTGCTCGGTGACGTCCGCGTCGACGCGCTCGACCACGCGTACGGGTACTGGTTCGCCGCCGCGGCCGATCAGCCGATGACCGGTTTCGCCCTGTCACCGCTGCCCGGCGGGCGCCGCTTCCAGTTCGCCGCGCCGCTGTCCGCGGACCAGTCGCCCGACTTGGCCACCCTCCAGGAACTGGCCGACCGGCATGCCCCGCGACTCGGCCTGACGCTGAGCGCACTGTCCTGGGTCACGGTGTGGCGCCCCAACATCCGCCTCGCCGACCGGTTCCGGGACGGCCGGGTACTGCTCGCGGGCGACGCCGCCCACGTCCACCCGCCGACCGGCGGCCAGGGCCTCAATACCGGCGTCCAGGACGCCTACAACCTCGGCTGGAAGCTCGCCGCCGCACTCGACGGCGACCCGGCGCCGCTGGACACCTACGAGCCCGAACGCCGCACCGTCGCGGCCCGGGTTCTCGGGCTGAGCACCGAGCTCCTGGACAAACTCGTCGACGGCGACGAGGACGCGATGCGGCGCGGGCCCGAGACCCGTCAGCTCGACATCAGCTACCGCTCCCCCGGTGCGCGGGGTGTACTCGTCGCCGGTGACCGCGCGCCCGACGCACCGCTCACCGACGCCACGGGCGAGCCGGTCCGGCTCTTCGACTTCTTCCGCGGCCCGCACGCGACCCTGTTGCGTTTCGCGCCCGCGACGTCGGGCATCGCGCCGACCCACCATGCGGGAGTCGACCGGTCCGGTCTGCGCACCGTCGACATCCATGCCGCGCAGGCCCCGTGCTCGCGGTAG
- a CDS encoding ABC transporter permease — translation MTETTSRFLPGTFAPAPRPAARHAMLLAQTALELKLLLRNGEQLLLTMFIPITLLIGLTLLPFGELGEHRVDKVVPMVMMTAVMSTAFTGQAIAVGFDRRYGALKRLGATPLPRWGVIAGKCAAVLIVVVLQAILLGAIGLALGWRPGVTGLALGALMIALGTATFAAMGLLLGGTLKAEVVLALANILWFVMLGIASLVLVGDSLHTALTVLVRLIPSGALAFGLESALSGTVDWFAVAVLAVWGLVCGWLATRLFRFA, via the coding sequence ATGACCGAGACCACCAGCCGGTTCCTGCCCGGCACCTTCGCCCCGGCCCCGCGCCCGGCCGCCCGGCACGCGATGCTGCTGGCGCAGACCGCGCTCGAGCTCAAACTGCTGCTGCGCAACGGCGAACAGCTGCTGCTCACCATGTTTATCCCGATCACCCTGCTGATCGGGCTCACCCTGCTGCCGTTCGGCGAGCTGGGCGAGCACCGGGTGGACAAGGTGGTCCCCATGGTGATGATGACCGCGGTGATGTCGACGGCGTTCACCGGCCAGGCCATCGCGGTCGGTTTCGACCGCCGCTACGGCGCGCTCAAACGGCTCGGCGCCACGCCGCTGCCGCGGTGGGGCGTGATCGCGGGCAAGTGCGCCGCGGTCCTGATCGTCGTGGTGTTGCAGGCGATCCTGCTCGGCGCGATCGGGCTGGCGCTGGGCTGGCGTCCCGGAGTCACCGGGCTCGCGCTGGGCGCGCTGATGATCGCACTGGGCACGGCGACCTTCGCCGCGATGGGCCTGCTGCTGGGCGGCACGCTCAAGGCCGAGGTGGTGCTGGCGCTGGCCAACATCCTGTGGTTCGTCATGCTCGGCATCGCCAGCCTGGTGCTCGTGGGCGATTCGCTGCACACCGCGCTCACCGTGCTGGTCCGGTTGATCCCGTCCGGCGCGCTGGCGTTCGGGCTGGAATCGGCGCTGTCGGGCACGGTCGACTGGTTCGCGGTGGCCGTGCTCGCGGTCTGGGGCCTGGTCTGCGGCTGGCTCGCGACCCGGCTGTTCCGCTTCGCCTGA
- the mptB gene encoding polyprenol phosphomannose-dependent alpha 1,6 mannosyltransferase MptB, which produces MAVLEGAARKTLAFGRRALGFDVPTPDHTVAVLHRDESEVPGLDRRERAQLDRIRLMGATGAVLMAIAALGIGAQPVHQNPVSGVRVLGIFARAHTGSLAMCMFGTVLVIGAWLLLGRFAIGGLAGSPVHRLTRSQLDRTLLLWIIPLSVAPPMFSNDVYSYLAQSEIAARGIDPYAEGPVAGLGIDNVLTNNVPTIWRDTPAPYGPLFLWIGRGIAGLTGDNIIAGVWVHRLLALAGVALIVWALPRLSVRCGVAPVSALWLGAANPLVLFHLVGGVHNDALMLGLMLAGTELMLRAIYGNGGKPDRLIGTDLTPFDARAYALLIGGAVVITLSSSVKLTSIIALGFVGMALARRWGGSLKAVVKAAVLLGAIAGATTLFVSAASGLGFGWVFTLSVANAVRSWMSLPTVIGIITGFGGVLLGLGDHTTALLSITRPIAAAVAAFITVRMLVATGTGRLHPVGALGVSLGAIVLLFPVVQPWYLLWAIVPLAAWATQPVFRVPAVAFSAVVSMLVMPRGAEFQVFQIIGAALAAAVCFALFFALTRHSLPWRAQPGVSAPSHEGTAYRVTS; this is translated from the coding sequence GTGGCGGTACTGGAGGGCGCGGCGCGCAAGACACTGGCGTTCGGGCGACGGGCCCTCGGGTTCGACGTGCCGACGCCCGATCACACCGTCGCGGTGCTGCACCGCGACGAGAGCGAAGTGCCCGGTCTGGATCGGCGCGAACGCGCGCAACTGGACCGGATCCGGCTGATGGGCGCCACCGGCGCGGTCCTGATGGCGATCGCGGCCCTGGGCATCGGCGCCCAGCCGGTCCACCAGAACCCGGTGTCGGGCGTGCGGGTGCTCGGCATCTTCGCGCGGGCGCACACCGGCTCGCTGGCCATGTGCATGTTCGGCACCGTCCTGGTGATCGGCGCCTGGCTGCTGCTGGGCCGGTTCGCCATCGGCGGGCTGGCCGGCTCGCCCGTGCACCGGCTGACCCGCTCGCAGCTGGACCGGACGCTGCTGCTGTGGATCATCCCGCTCAGCGTGGCCCCGCCGATGTTCAGCAACGACGTCTATTCCTATCTGGCGCAGAGCGAGATCGCCGCGCGCGGCATCGACCCGTACGCGGAGGGTCCGGTCGCGGGCCTGGGCATCGACAACGTCCTCACCAACAACGTGCCCACCATCTGGCGCGACACCCCGGCGCCCTACGGTCCGCTGTTCCTGTGGATCGGGCGCGGCATCGCGGGGCTGACCGGCGACAACATCATCGCCGGGGTCTGGGTGCACCGGCTGCTGGCGCTGGCCGGTGTCGCGCTCATCGTGTGGGCGCTGCCGCGGCTGTCGGTGCGTTGCGGAGTGGCCCCGGTGAGCGCGCTGTGGCTGGGCGCGGCCAACCCGCTGGTGCTGTTCCACCTGGTCGGCGGCGTGCACAACGACGCGCTGATGCTCGGGCTGATGCTCGCGGGCACGGAACTGATGCTGCGGGCGATCTACGGCAACGGCGGAAAGCCCGACCGGCTCATCGGCACCGACCTCACGCCCTTCGACGCGCGCGCCTACGCCTTGCTGATCGGCGGCGCGGTGGTGATCACGCTGTCGTCGTCGGTGAAGCTCACCTCGATCATCGCGCTCGGCTTCGTCGGCATGGCGCTGGCCCGGCGCTGGGGCGGCAGCCTGAAGGCGGTGGTCAAGGCCGCCGTGCTGCTCGGCGCGATCGCCGGGGCGACAACCCTTTTCGTGAGCGCGGCGAGCGGGCTCGGATTCGGCTGGGTCTTCACCCTGAGCGTGGCGAACGCGGTGCGCAGCTGGATGTCGCTGCCGACGGTCATCGGCATCATCACCGGATTCGGCGGGGTGCTGCTCGGCCTCGGCGACCACACCACCGCGCTGCTGTCGATCACCCGGCCCATCGCGGCGGCGGTCGCGGCCTTCATCACCGTGCGGATGCTGGTGGCGACCGGGACCGGGCGCCTGCATCCGGTCGGCGCCCTCGGTGTCTCGCTCGGCGCGATCGTGCTGCTGTTCCCGGTGGTCCAGCCCTGGTACCTGCTGTGGGCCATCGTGCCGCTGGCCGCGTGGGCGACCCAGCCGGTGTTCCGCGTGCCCGCCGTCGCGTTCTCGGCGGTGGTCTCGATGCTGGTGATGCCGCGCGGTGCGGAGTTCCAGGTCTTCCAGATCATCGGCGCCGCACTGGCGGCCGCGGTCTGCTTCGCCCTGTTCTTCGCGCTGACCCGGCACAGCCTGCCCTGGCGGGCCCAGCCGGGGGTGTCGGCTCCGTCACACGAGGGCACGGCTTACCGTGTGACATCGTGA
- a CDS encoding COX15/CtaA family protein, producing MLYRAFLGLVDRLPLPSLRVQRIIAFAVILSQAGISVTGAVVRVTASGLGCPTWPQCFPGSFTPVGVSEVPVIHQTVEFGNRLLTFAVTLCAALIVLAVVRARRRREVLVYAWLMPGGTVVQAIIGGITVRTGLLWWTVAVHLLASMVMVWLAVVLFAKIGEPDDGIDTVQVPAPLRWLTALSGVALAGVLIAGTLVTAAGPHAGDKSIERPVARLEVEIVTLVHLHSQLLVGYLALLIGLAFGLFAVGITPAIRTRLFVLLGVVVSQSLVGVIQYFTDVPAALVAIHVGGAAASTAATAALWASLRIRETVDAPAPVAAPAAH from the coding sequence GTGCTGTATCGCGCCTTCTTGGGACTCGTCGACCGGCTGCCGCTCCCCTCGCTGCGGGTGCAGCGGATCATCGCGTTCGCGGTGATCCTCAGCCAGGCCGGTATTTCGGTGACCGGTGCCGTCGTGCGCGTCACCGCGTCGGGCCTGGGCTGCCCCACCTGGCCGCAGTGCTTCCCCGGCAGCTTCACCCCCGTGGGGGTCTCGGAGGTGCCGGTCATCCATCAGACCGTCGAGTTCGGCAACCGCCTGCTCACCTTCGCGGTGACGCTGTGCGCGGCGCTGATCGTGCTCGCCGTGGTGCGCGCGCGGCGGCGGCGCGAGGTGCTGGTCTACGCGTGGCTGATGCCCGGCGGCACAGTCGTGCAGGCGATCATCGGCGGCATCACCGTGCGGACCGGCCTGCTGTGGTGGACGGTGGCCGTGCACCTGCTGGCCTCGATGGTGATGGTGTGGCTCGCGGTGGTGCTGTTCGCCAAGATCGGCGAACCCGACGACGGCATCGACACCGTGCAGGTGCCCGCTCCCCTGCGCTGGCTGACCGCGCTGAGCGGGGTCGCCCTCGCCGGCGTGCTGATCGCGGGCACGCTGGTCACCGCGGCCGGACCGCATGCCGGTGACAAGAGCATCGAACGGCCGGTCGCGCGGCTCGAAGTCGAGATCGTGACGCTGGTGCACCTGCATTCGCAGCTGCTGGTCGGCTATCTCGCGCTGCTGATCGGCCTGGCCTTCGGCCTGTTCGCCGTCGGGATCACCCCGGCCATCCGGACCCGCCTGTTCGTCCTGCTGGGCGTGGTGGTGTCGCAGTCGCTGGTCGGAGTGATCCAGTACTTCACCGACGTCCCCGCCGCGCTGGTCGCCATCCATGTCGGTGGCGCCGCGGCGTCCACGGCGGCCACCGCCGCGCTGTGGGCCTCCCTGCGGATCCGCGAAACCGTGGACGCCCCCGCACCGGTCGCCGCGCCCGCCGCGCACTGA
- a CDS encoding ABC transporter ATP-binding protein, with the protein MTKRPGPAVSIDGVVKRYGETTAVDGLIFEVEQAQVFALLGPNGAGKTTTVEMCEGFVKPDAGTVRVLGLDPIADSEQLRPRIGVMLQGGGAYPGARAGEMLDLVAAYSADPIDPDWLLSTLGLQDNRRTPYRRLSGGQQQRLALACALVGRPEIVFLDEPTAGLDAQARLIVWELIDALRRDGVSVVLTTHMMDEAEQLADQLVIIDHGQIVAQGTPAEVTAHGAAGQLRFCAPAKLDIALLRSALPEGFSPRETAPGTYLVEGEITPQVLATVTAWCARMDVLATDIRIDQRRLEDVFLELTGRDLRG; encoded by the coding sequence GTGACGAAACGCCCTGGACCCGCCGTCAGCATCGACGGTGTGGTCAAGCGCTACGGCGAGACCACCGCGGTGGACGGCTTGATCTTCGAGGTCGAGCAGGCCCAGGTGTTCGCGCTGCTCGGCCCCAACGGCGCGGGCAAGACCACCACGGTCGAGATGTGCGAGGGCTTCGTGAAGCCCGACGCGGGCACGGTCCGGGTGCTGGGTCTGGACCCGATCGCCGATTCCGAACAGCTGCGCCCGCGCATCGGCGTCATGCTGCAGGGCGGCGGCGCCTATCCGGGCGCGCGGGCCGGGGAGATGCTCGACCTGGTCGCGGCCTATTCGGCCGATCCGATCGACCCCGACTGGCTGCTGTCGACCCTCGGCCTGCAGGACAACCGCCGCACCCCGTACCGGCGCCTGTCCGGCGGCCAGCAGCAGCGGCTCGCGCTGGCCTGCGCCCTGGTCGGCAGGCCGGAGATCGTGTTCCTCGACGAGCCGACCGCGGGCCTGGACGCCCAGGCCCGGCTGATCGTGTGGGAACTCATCGACGCGCTGCGCCGCGACGGCGTGAGCGTCGTGCTCACCACCCACATGATGGACGAGGCCGAACAGCTCGCCGACCAGCTGGTGATCATCGATCACGGACAGATCGTCGCGCAGGGCACCCCGGCCGAGGTCACCGCGCACGGCGCCGCGGGCCAGCTGCGCTTCTGCGCGCCGGCCAAACTCGATATCGCGCTGCTGAGATCGGCACTGCCGGAAGGGTTCTCACCCCGCGAGACCGCGCCGGGAACCTATCTCGTCGAGGGCGAGATCACCCCGCAGGTGCTGGCGACGGTCACCGCCTGGTGCGCCAGGATGGACGTGCTCGCCACCGACATCCGCATCGACCAGCGCCGCCTCGAAGACGTCTTCCTCGAACTGACCGGACGGGACCTGCGCGGATGA